TTTTGAGACAAACTAAGTATAACTTTCAGCTGCGAAAGAGGACAGCAAGAGGAGAAGATAATAATTACTGCAAGAAACAGAACTCATGTGCAAGGAATTATTATTGAATTTTTATTATGAACTtcccagtcacaacattctaaCTTAATCTCAATTGTACCTTTACTACAGATGTGCTATGCCGTACTTAAGTCACTATggccaaaaaaatgaaaatagataaaataacTGTAGCCAAATAGTGCACAATCCAACCGCCAGCTCGAAGTTTCTGCAAATAGAAATAACATGTTCAAGTCAGGTTACATATTAGTATTGCTACGGTACCAGAAACCAACCGTAGGCATGAAATAACATGTTCGACATGTCTTACTAATACGTAATAATGTAGCCTAGAAAAAACATCAGTAAAAAGTCATTCATAATTTTTGCTATTGATTTATTAAAGGAGCATAATTGGCTTGGACCAACTGGACGGAAGAggtttaaaaaggaaaaaaaaatattggctTTTAAAAATGAAAAGAGTTAGCCAAGCTAATTCTAATCATTATGTGCTTTATTGAGGATCAGAGTTTATCTGTTAGAATAAACACCCGCCGGGAGGATAGCTGGGCGACGTCAGCTACTAAGGGAGAGATTGAACTATAGATTGAGGAGACTTAGAACATTGAGAGAGATATAGGAGAAGGGGACCGAAAACTAGATTGATTTCTCTTTCTTAATCCCTCCTTAATCACAGCCGGCGCTGTGTATATATAGCTAGCCTACATAGTCCTAATTCAAATCCAACTCCAACTAACATATCTTTAATATTATTTCTAACCAAATCTGATTCAAACTAACAAATCAACCTAACTAATCTTATCTCGTGCTACAATGCGGTGCTACAGTACAGCTCGTGAACAGTGATTCTAGCACCCAACATTACCACTCGCTGCATGTCATTTTTATTTGAGAACAATGCAAATAGGAGTGGAAACTGAGGTCTCAGGACTCAGGAGTCAGAAACCACACAGAATGTTCAAGCATTGATATCAGTTAAGCTCCATACCCATCATCTTGGTCAAAATATTCTCTCATGCAACTTTCTTATAACAAACATGAAACATGTTTGCTGACAAAATAAGAAACCAAACTTAGGGGCTAAAACCTGCATATGCTGTCCTCAACATAACACATTTAACATCAGAGACCTAGCATATCAGTGGGACAGCAACATGTTGCTTCTAAAGTTGCAAAAATATCGTAGATATCCGATAACTATGTCGTTAATTCAATACCATCCTACAAGTTAAAATATGATCGTCCCAAACTCCCAATATAGAAATATGGCTAAACAACTGTGTGGACTCATCTGCACTTTAATCAAAGTCAATAATCATCTAATTAAAAACAAGGATGAATGGGCAGTAAGACTTCATGAGAGAAGCACCAGCATGATCTAAAAGGGCAAGGAAGCAATTGCTCACCTTAATGGACAACACAGATGAGGATGCAGATGAAGGTAATAGACCTGATAAACCAATGTCATATGAAATCCTTCCATCAGGAAGGAACAGCCCATAGTGCCTCTCGGAGCCAGGTCCAGGCTTCTGATTCTCATTAAACAAGGCAAAGATATATGCTTTGACTGGTCTCTTTGGCTTGAGAGGAGTTCCCTTCCTCAGAAAGAGCCGTTTGCGGAGATTGAAATTATAAGTCCTTGCATTCTCAGATGAAGCTCCTGCTTCGTTTTCATCTCCACTAGAAGCCCAGCCAGTCTCTGCTACCCTAACCTCCATGTTGTTATACCCAGCAGCCTGTAGAGCAGCATAAGCTGCATCTATCTGGGCATCAAACATGTTGTCATAGTGCAGGTTAGTATTCGGATCAACAATTCCTTTGTTGGGCTTAAAGAGAGCATAATTAATGTCGATATGTTCCGGATCACTTATGTAAGCCAAAAAAGGGTACGCATTGACATAGAAAGGTGAGCCAATCATCGAAAAGAAATCCAGGAGCGGTTTCATGTATGCCATGAGTTCTTCCTTAAAGATACACGCAGAGGGTGGGTAGGAATTAGCAAAAACAGCTTCCGAATGAGGTGTGAAAAGCTCAATTTTGCTCTCCAAGTGGAGGCTCTTAAGTCCAttatacacattcttcacagcTTCAACAAGAGGCTCATACAAGCTTTGATCTTGGCCTCCCAGCACCTCGTTTCCCACTGTGATCCCAACGATCCGTGTCTGAGGGAGATAAGGCTGCACATTCTGATTCAGCCATTCCATTGACCTGCTCTCATTTGCAGCCATATCCTTTACTAACCCATTCGGGATTGCAATGACCAGGTTGAGCCCAGACCCTTTGAATGCATCAAGAACACTGTGATCCGCATCATATATCTTGACATTCCTTATCTTTGAATTCCTCAGGAGCTCCACTACTTTATCCGGGGAAGGGATGTTGTTTGCTATTCTCCCGTAGTTTATTCCATAAGCCCCGACAAACGCTTCAACCATTAGAGGACCTTATCACAACAAACATCAGCAATCAAAATTCACTTTTTATCCTAATAAAAATGCTTGTTTTGTCACAAAGTAATGTCTAGCGGTGCAGAATGAATGTAAAGCAGCTCATTAATTGATCACAACATCGCAAAACACCGAATTTGTATACATGATAAAAGAACCGTCAGTACCATGTGAGGGGAAGGCGAGGAGGCAGCAGCAGAAGAGCAGCAACACCCAGTGATTGCACCCGCGCCTATGAGGCACCATACTCACAGCGCCGCAATCCATCACCGCGGAGCAAGGACCAAACAGCAGATTACCACGgtcagaagcagcagcagcagcagcgtcAGCGTCAGAGAGGCAGGAAAGTCGCGCCTTGCTGTGCACTTCGCTTCCGGGCCGGACCGTGGCGCCGGGGCGGCAAGTTCCATAGACGGACCGGGGCCGCTCCAAGGCCAGGCACCGGTGGCTGCTctccccccgccgccgccgccgcttcagCCTTCGAAGAACAGAATCCGCAAGAATCTCGGATCCCTCCTTTTCACCCACCCCACAACTCCACAGCCGCCGCAACCACGAACCACCCACCACCAAACGAGCAGTCCAGGAAGAAATCTCGGCTCTTGCACTGGCCTCTAAAACTCCACCCAACAGTAGCAAGCAGTCAAGTGCTGTACTAAGCAGCAAAAAGAGAACTGGCGGGATGGAGGACTGGTGAAAAGCGGGGAGCTTTTCTTGGCTAATCTCGGACGGGCGAAGGGGTTCAGCCGATGGTTTGTTTAGCGAGAAGGAGATCGGGGGAAAAGGTCGGGTGGGCAAAGTGGACTGGCGACCCGACGAAGGGAACTGGAAGGGACCGGTTGGGGCCTGGGACGGAGGCGAAGGAGTCGGTTAGGAGAAGAGTGCCGCGGTTCCGGATTCGCCCCGCGGCGAGAGCGATGGAGAGGTGGAGCGCAACTGCTGCTCCGGCTCCCTGCGGAGGGGAGGAGAAAGGGGCTTCCGGGTTTGATTTTTGAAAACGGGAAGGGGAGGAAGCAACCGGGGCACCGCGCTGGCAGGCAGCGGCAGTGCAGGTACACGCGCCGTGGTGCTCTGTGCGTGCGTGTCCTGGACCGATGGTGGTGGGGAGGGGGCTTTTCTTTGGCGCTTTTGCGGTTGCCCTTTCAAAGTCCAAAGTGTCTCCTCTTGCTGAGTATTTTTATAGGTTTTGATAATAGTAAGAGTATGTATAATGAAATGTTTaaaagatatatttataaaaaaaatcatgttttttctTAACTGCACTGATACAGGTACTTACGTGGAGGGTAAAGTGCTTACTTAAGTATTACTATTTATATTAGTGATAACAAGatagttaattatatttaaacATTTGGAGTCTTTGTTTGCATTGacaattataatttttaaataaatgctTAATACTCTCTTTTTTAAGTACTTAGCCATAAACAATTAGTATTGTTTATGCCCTAAGGCTGCTTCTATTGGAGATGCAACTCTTCTACAGGATCGAGAGATTGTGAGTTCGAGTGTCATTAAACATAGGAGGAGTAACGACTTATCATGTATAACGACTCTGCGATGGAGAGGAACTCAAATATGAAAGGTGGTTTCGTAGCTTTATGGACCTATAATTGTTTATATGTTGAGGCGTAGGATAGATGTCTAGCAAAAAAGGGaagctttttttttgttagttgACAAGTCGTTCAAGCTTTCACATTTCCTTCCAAGTTGGACACGAAGTAGGGAATGGGCTAATGCCCGATAGATATCAACCAAGCTATGGACCAGCCGGGAGCTGAATCTGAAGGCATGGCTAGTGTTGGTGGGAAACATGGAAGTGGAGACCTCCGGACGCAAGGAAAAAATGGAAAACCTAGGCATCTGAAGTCTCTATTGTCACCCTCAGGCAAAAGCAAAAGATGGGAGGCAATAGCTGATGAGCACTCGCTGGAGAGAGCAACAATGATGAAGGTCTGACGTAACCTCGACTCTCCAACGGATGGTATGAAAAGCACTTCTATTCTATCTTTTATTGATCATCGTATTTCATCGAATATCCACAATATAGGGATAGCTATGGGAAAATGTTCTGATGATGATCATCTTACTGTTGTCCCTCAGCACAACACAGATACAAATAAATTGGATAAGTCAGGATATTTAGATAATTCTTTTGTGGAGCTAGAATATAATAGTGATAATGGATTCAATAATCTCTCCATTAGTCATCTATGTGGTGAAATGACGGATGAGTCTATGGATGATGATAGTTATCACCATAGTGGTGAATTTCATGCAATTCCCAGGAAAAAGATTTCTAGCTCCCAGAAGAAATGTAAATCAAAGAAAGGGGTTGTGGTTAAAAAACAGTCGAATGGTTTTAAAATGAAACAAATCTTTTAGAATAGCATAGGTCTTCGTGATTTGACTAAATTCGGATTCCTATCTCACACCAGAATTGAACAACTAGATTTTATTTCTATAATGGAGACTGGTAGAAAATATTTCTCAGATtctaaaccatatttgtggggttaaatttttttatagagCTGGACAAACCCACATGGCAGATCAAGAGGCATTTTATTGGGAGTTAATTTGGATGTTTTTCACATTGGGACCATCTCTTATGGCGACTTCTATGTGAAGTTTAAGCTAAATAACAGAGATGATGGTTTCGAGTGGGTTCTGGTGGTTGTCTACGGTCCTACACAACCAGAGTATAAGGAATGCTTTCTAACTGAATTTGTCCATAGGTGTCGATTAGAATCGGTACCTCTTTTAGTCAGAGGAGATTTTAATATTATCATAAACCCGGATAAAAAGAGTAATGACAGGTATGACAGTAGATGACCCTCTTTATTTAACGATGTAATAAACGGGTTAGAATTAAGAGAGCTTGAGTTGTCGAGCCGAAGATACATATGGGCAAGTGTGATGCCGGTCCCAACTTATGAAAAGTTAGATAGAATTTTGGTAGGAACAGAATAGGAGCTGAAGTATCATATGTAACAGTGGAGCCCCTAAGAAGGGACATTTCCGATTATACACCACTACTACTTGACTCAGGCCATACATCGTGTGGTAACAAACAGAATATGTTAGAGTTTGAACTTGGCTGGTTTATCCAGGAATGCTTTTATGAGTTAGTGGCTAAGGTTTGGCGAAATGAAAATAGGGGGAACTCTCCAATGCAAAGATGGCATGATAAAATACGTTGTCTTGGCCAATTCTTGAGAGGATGGGTGAAGAACATTAGTGgtaccaaaaaaaagaaaagcaagagcTCCTTGAGAAGGTgaatgagttaaataaaaaggttGAAGCAAATGTATTGCAACCACATGAGGTAGATTTGAAGCTTTGCTTGAAAGAAAGATTATTCCAACTATTGCGTGAAGAGAAAATTAAATGGTACCAGCGGGCCAAAACAACAGATTTATTAGAAAGTGGTTgcaatacaaaatatttttatttggtagCAAAAGAGAAGCATAGGAAGCCTCGTATACTTTAGTTAGAACATGGTGATGAAATCATCAAAGGAGAGGAACAATTAAAATCGTATATAACCCACTATTATCAAGGTTTGTTTGGACCTTTGGATGGTGCAGATTTTTCTATGATTGAAAATTGTATTGATGATATCGCCCAGGTTTCACATACTGATAACGAGATGTTGGCAGATATATTTATGGAAAAAGAGGTGAAAGAGACAATTTTCCAAATGAAACATAACAAAGCACCCGGATCAGATGGATTCCCTGCGGAGTTTTATCAGGTCTTTTGGGAGGTCATCAAAGAGGACTTGATGGCGCTCTTTCACAAGTTTCATAAAAGAAATTTACCTCTTTTAGCCTCAATTTTGAAATCATCACATTGctaccaaagaaaaaaaatgcttcaCAAATTTAACAGTTTATTTATTTGCCTACTAATTGTGAGTTTTAAAATCTTCAAAAAGGTGGGGTTAAATAGGCTAACTGGGGTTGCGCATGATTAGACCATCACAAACTGCTTTTATGCAAGGAAGTAATATATTGGAAGGTGTGGTTATTCTCCATGAAACTATCCACGAAGTGTAAAGGAAAAAGCTAAATGGGGTCATTCTTAAACTTGATTTTGAAAATGCTGGGGTCATTCTTAAACTTGATTTTGAAAGGTTTATGACAAGATCAAATAATCCTTTTTACAACAAACTTTAAGGATGAAAGGCTTTTCTGAGCAATGGTGTTCCTAGGTAGAATAGTTTATAACAAGAAGAAGTGTTGGAGTTAAGGTAAATGATGAAGTTGGACGCTTCTTTCAAACCAAAAAAGGGTTAAGACAAGGAGATATGTTATCTCcgattttattcaatttagtaGTGGATATGTTACCTATTTTAATAGCTAGAGGAAAGGTTGATGGTCAATTTAAGGGGGTAGTTCCTCATCTCATTGATAATGGCCTTTCAATTCTACACTATGCAAATGACATAATAATTTTTATGGAACATGATCTTGAATAGGATAAAAATATGAAGCTCTTGCTATGTGTTTTTGATCAACTATCTGGCTTAAAGATTAATTTTCATAGAAGTGAATTGTTCTGCTATGGAGAGGCAAAGAACTATGCTGGTCAATACACTCAACTTTTGAGTGTGATATGGAGGATTATCCTTTTAGATACTTGGGAATCCCAATGCATCACAGGAGGATTAGTAAAAATGACTAGAAAATAATCTAGGATAGACATGAGAAGAAATTCAATAGCTAGAAGGGCAAGCACTTGTTGTACGAGGGGAGACTAGTACTCATTAACTCTGTTTTAAGTAGTATGGGAATGTTTATATTCTTATTCTTT
The sequence above is drawn from the Phragmites australis chromosome 10, lpPhrAust1.1, whole genome shotgun sequence genome and encodes:
- the LOC133883446 gene encoding glucan endo-1,3-beta-glucosidase 14-like, producing MDCGAVSMVPHRRGCNHWVLLLFCCCLLAFPSHGPLMVEAFVGAYGINYGRIANNIPSPDKVVELLRNSKIRNVKIYDADHSVLDAFKGSGLNLVIAIPNGLVKDMAANESRSMEWLNQNVQPYLPQTRIVGITVGNEVLGGQDQSLYEPLVEAVKNVYNGLKSLHLESKIELFTPHSEAVFANSYPPSACIFKEELMAYMKPLLDFFSMIGSPFYVNAYPFLAYISDPEHIDINYALFKPNKGIVDPNTNLHYDNMFDAQIDAAYAALQAAGYNNMEVRVAETGWASSGDENEAGASSENARTYNFNLRKRLFLRKGTPLKPKRPVKAYIFALFNENQKPGPGSERHYGLFLPDGRISYDIGLSGLLPSSASSSVLSIKKLRAGGWIVHYLATVILSIFIFLAIVT